From the genome of Azospirillum brasilense, one region includes:
- a CDS encoding cupin domain-containing protein, giving the protein MSDNGAPANDSVTFAVSHPDPADFKRDGLRPFFEYRDLGIRAATAGKANAHVIRARPGEPSHGGWHRHALDFQMVYVLKGWVKFAYEGVGEVLLQAGSCVHQPPGIRHVEIAHSDDLEMLEITLPADFPTEGAEPPTGN; this is encoded by the coding sequence ATGTCCGACAACGGCGCGCCTGCGAATGATTCGGTGACCTTCGCGGTCAGCCACCCCGATCCGGCGGACTTCAAGCGCGACGGGCTGCGACCCTTCTTCGAATACCGCGACCTGGGCATCCGTGCCGCCACGGCGGGCAAGGCGAACGCCCACGTCATCCGCGCCCGCCCCGGCGAGCCGTCGCACGGCGGCTGGCACCGGCACGCGCTGGATTTCCAGATGGTCTACGTGCTGAAGGGCTGGGTGAAATTCGCCTATGAAGGCGTGGGGGAGGTGCTGTTGCAGGCCGGCTCCTGCGTGCACCAGCCACCGGGCATCCGCCATGTCGAGATCGCGCACTCCGACGATCTGGAGATGCTGGAGATCACGCTTCCCGCCGACTTCCCGACCGAAGGGGCCGAGCCGCCCACCGGGAACTGA
- a CDS encoding ABC transporter ATP-binding protein, with translation MRLIIKDLCHRYDDLVVLDGIDLTVQEGEVLAVIGPSGCGKSTLLGIAGGIVAPTSGTIAVAGEVPDGCLNPITFIFQDFALLPWRSVEDNLSLVLEHHPLSAAERAERIESGLRRMGLWDFRKALPKQLSGGMRQRVGIARALAVRPAMLLLDEPLSALDAQTRELLMEDFLSLWQRERTTALYVTHNLDEALRLADRVVVLSRRPGRLREIVTIEEPRDQRLEPSAQAHLAEVRDRLWHLIRAEAQLADREIADA, from the coding sequence ATGAGGCTTATCATCAAGGACCTGTGCCACCGCTACGACGACCTCGTCGTGCTGGACGGCATCGACCTGACGGTGCAGGAGGGGGAGGTTCTGGCCGTCATCGGCCCGTCGGGCTGCGGCAAGTCCACCCTGCTCGGCATCGCCGGCGGCATCGTGGCACCCACCTCCGGCACCATCGCGGTGGCGGGCGAGGTGCCGGACGGCTGCCTGAACCCGATCACCTTCATCTTCCAAGACTTCGCCCTGCTGCCCTGGCGCAGCGTCGAGGACAACCTGTCGCTCGTCCTCGAACACCACCCGCTGTCGGCGGCGGAGCGGGCGGAGCGCATTGAATCCGGCCTGCGCCGCATGGGGCTGTGGGACTTCCGCAAGGCGCTGCCAAAGCAGTTGTCGGGCGGCATGCGCCAGCGCGTCGGCATCGCCCGCGCGCTGGCCGTGCGCCCGGCCATGCTGCTGCTGGACGAGCCGCTGTCGGCGCTCGACGCCCAGACGCGCGAGCTGCTGATGGAGGATTTCCTGTCGCTCTGGCAGCGCGAGCGGACGACCGCCCTCTACGTCACCCACAATCTGGACGAGGCGCTGCGGCTGGCCGACCGGGTCGTCGTGCTCAGCCGCCGTCCCGGCCGCCTGCGCGAGATCGTGACCATCGAGGAGCCGCGCGACCAGCGGCTGGAGCCCTCCGCCCAGGCCCATCTGGCGGAGGTGCGCGACCGGCTGTGGCACCTGATCCGGGCCGAGGCCCAACTGGCCGACCGGGAGATCGCCGATGCCTGA
- a CDS encoding ABC transporter permease: protein MPDTPLTSTTLPLQDRSPSQPVRFRGGGFTVKGHRWAALLAFVVLIAVWESTNRFGLVSELFLPPPSAVASALAAMAQDGSLWQHLKASLMRIGVGWVMGTVAGMAVGFAMGIGSVARAVGVPLVSAFFPIPKIALLPLFILWFGIGEPSKFATIGFGVFFPTVIATYSAIDSVPRNLIRMAQSFGLPWASILRKIVLPGALPGILAGFRITASIALILVVAAEMIGAEYGIGAFVLTAGNLMLTDQLLAGVLVLSLLGLSIGTVLSILERRLLKWR, encoded by the coding sequence ATGCCTGATACCCCTTTGACCAGCACCACTCTTCCGCTTCAGGACCGCTCCCCCTCCCAGCCCGTCCGCTTCCGCGGCGGCGGCTTCACGGTCAAGGGGCACCGCTGGGCGGCCCTGCTCGCCTTCGTGGTCCTGATCGCGGTGTGGGAGTCCACCAACCGCTTCGGCCTCGTCAGCGAACTGTTCCTGCCGCCGCCGAGCGCGGTCGCCTCGGCGCTCGCCGCCATGGCGCAGGACGGGTCGCTGTGGCAGCACCTGAAGGCGTCGCTGATGCGAATCGGCGTCGGCTGGGTCATGGGCACGGTGGCCGGAATGGCCGTGGGCTTCGCCATGGGCATCGGGTCAGTGGCGCGGGCGGTCGGTGTGCCCCTCGTCTCGGCCTTCTTCCCGATCCCCAAGATCGCGCTGCTGCCGCTGTTCATCCTGTGGTTCGGCATCGGCGAGCCGTCGAAGTTCGCCACCATCGGCTTCGGCGTCTTCTTCCCGACCGTAATCGCGACCTACAGCGCCATCGATTCGGTGCCGCGCAACCTGATCCGCATGGCGCAAAGCTTCGGCCTGCCCTGGGCGTCGATCCTGCGCAAGATCGTGCTTCCCGGCGCCCTGCCCGGCATCCTCGCCGGCTTCCGCATCACCGCCTCCATCGCGCTGATCCTGGTGGTCGCGGCGGAGATGATCGGCGCGGAATACGGCATCGGCGCCTTCGTCCTGACCGCCGGCAACCTGATGCTGACCGACCAGCTCCTGGCCGGCGTGCTGGTTCTCTCGCTGCTCGGTCTGAGCATCGGGACCGTGCTATCCATCCTGGAACGCCGCCTGCTGAAATGGCGGTGA
- a CDS encoding AMP-binding protein yields the protein MDHAVAESTGQPPLPQDVAVNPIRSAADWQSQRAACEGDPGAFHGAIAAETIHWFDGAHWLMRDADGVWRGWNATTGEAAERADWTPWTQAFDGSEAPFYRWFAGGLTNAAFNEVDRHVLSGHGAETAYWYEGDRWDAAANGGRGGPVHHVTLTRRELLIRSALAALALQGLGLRQGDRIALNMPNILDQIVWTEGAKRLGVIYTAVFGGFSDKTLSDRIENAGARVVITADGASRNAEMAPFKEAYSDPALDRFVALPVALRITEEVLRAKLGDTALMEPVRRGLEGEITVAPADVMRELGRALDRAGTLDAATVADLRASVAEALTAAPPRVEAVIVVRHAGLPDIPWTEGRDVWAHDLLAKAEAELCAAAGLPGMEALRALDDRALYAAVAKAVPCLPVDAEYPLFIIYTSGSTGKPKGVVHVHGGYVAGLAHTMKVSFDALPGRDAIYVIADPGWITGQSYLITASLAARIPGIVTEGAPVFPNAGRFASIIERHKVTIFKAGVTFLKTVMTHPENRADVERYDRSSLRVATFCAEPTSPAVQAFGMAVMTPQYINSYWATEHGGIVWTHPYGNPDQPLRADAHTYPLPWVLGDVWVTESEPDAAGRVAFRPAEVEEKGEIVVTAPYPYLTRTIWGDAENVGKPGWKGDFDRFVTTYFGRFRDADGKPVWAYLQGDFARKYEDGSFSLHGRSDDVINVSGHRMGTEEIEGAILRDKQINPDSPVGNVIVVGAPHREKGLTPVAFVLPAKGRDITADDERRLKDLVRQEKGAVAVPSDILAVPAFPETRSGKYMRRFLTAMMNGEPLGDTSTLRNPECLTDLEARIAAWTRGQQRAEEQTLIERQRFLSIQYDRLADDVRMATVTIDNPPVNALSDRLLDELDTLVSHLARRADVRAVVITGTGRNFVAGADIRQLLDEVRDESEARALPAKAHAVFRAIAALDKPVFAAIRGVALGGGCELAMACHVRVADPRARLGQPEINLFLPPGYGGTQRLPRLLLRKDPERGYERALEVLLSGRQIDAGTALGYGLVDVVARGADDALTLAKAMAREAALRSNTLSPLGRGEGEGVAHVPNVPPSATPSPQPSPQGGEGVKRLLRQAHGVGRGPVADTIVQLVDTGLRDGFDVGTEAEINAFARFLLDPANGAKKGIALFLEKKSPPLPARPQRDSRDGVLPIGSPFVPGATPLPRWQLAQAVVRDLETGAAAHGDPAQAETEVVIPVPEPGPNQALVYVLASEVNYNDVWALTGIPISLFDEHDEDVHVTGSGGVGMVVRMGEALQAQGRLAVGDLVAVYSGVSDLLDPEAGADPMFTDFHIQGYQSPDGSHQQFMLADGPQLFPLPPGLALEEAGSYMLAAGTGYRALFTALDVQPGKRLLVEGAAGGTGAWTVELALARRMKVTGMVSSERRAAAIRARGAEAVDRSVAEAAFTRIPADPAHWAAWEEAGCPYIDALRAANGGHLVDYAVSHAGETTFPRTFQSLADGGALTFFGASSGYHMTFLGKPGSAEPAEMLRRARLRPGEAVLVFYGAGAVGLRDDMALSAIEAARESGARVCVVTDRDSERDFVLSLGYGEALAGAVSLAEITRRVPHFDWPDTMPDLPDPQRETAAFKEAVRLFTEDTFKPLGQAVGRILRAADNPRGMPDVVVERARRDTLAVSTMLVKPHTGRVVYCGDMSGRRYSFYAPQVWMRQRRILMPSASIVGTHLSNAAEIAGLNRVIASGAVRVPTTYLGNWDELPTLHQAMWENRLPEATGGAAKAVVNHALPEAGLTSRDELLISWAGSATGKGQ from the coding sequence ATGGACCACGCCGTCGCGGAGTCCACCGGACAGCCGCCGCTGCCGCAGGACGTCGCCGTCAACCCCATCCGCTCCGCCGCGGACTGGCAGAGCCAGCGCGCCGCCTGCGAGGGTGACCCCGGCGCCTTCCACGGCGCCATCGCCGCGGAGACGATCCACTGGTTCGACGGCGCGCACTGGCTGATGCGCGATGCCGACGGCGTCTGGCGAGGCTGGAACGCCACGACGGGCGAGGCAGCGGAGCGGGCAGACTGGACGCCCTGGACCCAGGCGTTCGACGGGTCCGAAGCGCCCTTCTACCGCTGGTTCGCGGGCGGGCTGACCAACGCCGCCTTCAACGAGGTGGACCGCCACGTCCTGTCCGGCCATGGGGCGGAGACCGCCTACTGGTACGAGGGCGATCGTTGGGACGCCGCCGCCAACGGCGGGCGCGGCGGCCCGGTCCATCACGTCACGCTGACCCGGCGCGAGCTGCTGATCCGCTCCGCGCTTGCCGCCTTGGCTCTGCAAGGGCTCGGCCTCCGCCAGGGCGACCGGATCGCGCTGAACATGCCCAACATCCTCGACCAGATCGTCTGGACCGAGGGGGCGAAGCGCCTCGGCGTCATCTACACCGCCGTCTTCGGCGGCTTCTCCGACAAGACGCTGTCCGACCGCATCGAGAACGCCGGCGCCCGCGTCGTCATCACCGCCGACGGCGCCAGCCGCAACGCCGAGATGGCCCCCTTCAAGGAAGCCTACAGCGACCCGGCGCTCGACCGCTTCGTCGCCCTGCCCGTAGCACTCAGAATCACCGAGGAGGTCCTGCGCGCCAAGCTGGGCGACACGGCCCTGATGGAACCGGTGCGCCGCGGGCTGGAGGGCGAGATCACCGTTGCCCCCGCCGACGTGATGCGCGAGCTGGGCCGGGCACTGGACCGCGCCGGGACACTCGACGCCGCCACCGTGGCTGACCTGCGCGCCAGCGTCGCCGAGGCGCTGACCGCCGCCCCGCCGCGGGTCGAGGCGGTGATCGTCGTCCGCCATGCCGGCCTGCCCGACATCCCCTGGACCGAAGGACGCGACGTCTGGGCGCACGACCTGCTGGCGAAGGCCGAGGCGGAGCTGTGCGCCGCCGCCGGCCTGCCCGGCATGGAGGCGCTGCGCGCGCTGGACGACCGGGCGCTCTACGCCGCCGTGGCGAAGGCCGTGCCCTGCCTGCCGGTGGACGCCGAGTATCCGCTGTTCATCATCTACACCTCCGGCTCCACCGGAAAGCCGAAGGGCGTGGTGCATGTCCATGGCGGCTACGTCGCCGGCCTCGCCCACACCATGAAGGTCAGCTTCGACGCCCTGCCGGGCCGCGATGCGATCTACGTCATCGCCGATCCGGGCTGGATCACCGGCCAGAGCTACCTGATCACCGCCAGCCTCGCCGCCCGCATCCCCGGCATCGTGACGGAGGGGGCGCCGGTCTTCCCCAACGCCGGGCGCTTCGCCTCGATCATCGAGCGGCACAAGGTCACCATCTTCAAGGCGGGCGTGACCTTCCTGAAGACGGTCATGACCCACCCGGAGAACCGCGCCGACGTCGAGCGCTACGACCGCTCCAGCTTGCGGGTCGCCACCTTCTGCGCGGAGCCGACCAGCCCCGCCGTCCAGGCCTTCGGCATGGCGGTGATGACGCCGCAATACATCAACAGCTATTGGGCGACGGAGCATGGCGGCATCGTCTGGACCCACCCCTACGGCAACCCCGACCAGCCGTTGCGCGCCGACGCCCACACCTACCCGCTGCCCTGGGTGCTGGGCGACGTCTGGGTGACCGAGAGCGAGCCGGACGCCGCCGGACGCGTCGCCTTCCGCCCCGCCGAGGTGGAGGAGAAGGGCGAGATCGTCGTCACCGCCCCTTACCCCTACCTGACCCGGACCATCTGGGGCGACGCGGAGAACGTCGGCAAGCCGGGCTGGAAGGGTGACTTCGACCGTTTCGTGACGACCTATTTCGGGCGCTTCCGCGATGCGGACGGCAAGCCGGTCTGGGCCTACCTGCAAGGCGACTTCGCGCGCAAGTACGAGGACGGCAGCTTCAGCCTGCACGGGCGGTCCGACGACGTGATCAACGTGTCCGGCCACCGCATGGGGACGGAGGAAATCGAGGGCGCGATCCTGCGCGACAAGCAGATCAACCCCGACAGCCCGGTCGGCAACGTCATCGTGGTCGGCGCCCCCCACCGCGAGAAGGGCCTGACCCCCGTCGCCTTCGTCCTGCCCGCCAAGGGCCGCGACATCACCGCCGACGACGAGCGCCGGCTGAAGGATCTGGTGCGGCAGGAGAAGGGCGCCGTCGCCGTCCCCTCCGACATCCTGGCCGTCCCGGCCTTTCCCGAGACGCGCTCCGGCAAATACATGCGCCGCTTCCTGACGGCGATGATGAACGGGGAGCCGCTGGGCGACACCTCCACCCTGCGCAACCCGGAATGCCTGACCGACCTGGAAGCGCGCATCGCCGCCTGGACGCGTGGCCAACAGCGGGCGGAGGAACAGACCCTCATCGAGCGGCAGCGCTTCCTGTCCATCCAGTACGACCGGCTGGCCGACGACGTGCGGATGGCGACGGTGACCATCGACAACCCGCCGGTCAACGCGCTCTCCGACCGGCTGCTGGACGAGTTGGACACGCTGGTTTCCCATCTCGCCCGGCGGGCGGACGTGCGCGCCGTGGTGATCACCGGCACGGGCCGCAACTTCGTGGCCGGCGCCGATATCCGCCAGCTCCTCGACGAGGTGCGGGACGAGAGCGAGGCCCGCGCTCTGCCCGCCAAGGCCCACGCCGTCTTCCGCGCCATCGCGGCGCTGGACAAGCCGGTGTTCGCGGCGATCCGCGGCGTGGCGCTCGGCGGCGGCTGCGAGCTGGCGATGGCCTGCCATGTCCGGGTGGCCGACCCGCGCGCCCGGCTGGGCCAGCCGGAGATCAACCTGTTCCTGCCGCCGGGCTATGGCGGCACGCAGCGCTTGCCGCGCCTGCTCCTGCGCAAGGACCCGGAGCGGGGGTATGAACGCGCGCTGGAGGTCCTGCTGTCCGGGCGCCAGATCGACGCCGGGACAGCGCTGGGGTATGGGCTGGTCGATGTGGTGGCGCGCGGGGCGGACGACGCGCTGACGCTGGCGAAGGCGATGGCAAGGGAAGCGGCGCTGCGCTCCAATACCCTCTCCCCCCTGGGGAGAGGGGAGGGTGAGGGGGTTGCGCATGTGCCGAACGTGCCGCCAAGCGCAACCCCCTCACCCCAGCCCTCTCCCCAGGGGGGAGAGGGGGTAAAGCGCCTCCTCCGCCAAGCCCACGGCGTCGGCCGCGGCCCGGTCGCCGACACCATCGTCCAGCTCGTCGACACCGGCCTGCGCGACGGCTTCGACGTCGGCACCGAGGCCGAGATCAACGCCTTCGCCCGCTTCCTCCTCGACCCGGCCAACGGCGCCAAAAAGGGCATCGCCCTGTTCCTGGAGAAGAAGTCTCCGCCCCTCCCCGCCCGCCCGCAGCGCGACAGCCGCGACGGCGTGCTGCCCATCGGCAGCCCCTTCGTCCCCGGCGCCACACCGCTGCCCCGCTGGCAGCTCGCCCAGGCCGTCGTCCGCGATTTGGAGACGGGAGCCGCCGCCCATGGCGACCCGGCACAGGCCGAAACCGAGGTGGTCATCCCCGTCCCCGAGCCCGGTCCCAACCAGGCGCTCGTCTACGTCCTCGCCTCCGAGGTCAACTACAACGACGTCTGGGCGCTGACCGGCATCCCCATCTCGCTGTTCGACGAGCATGACGAGGACGTGCACGTCACCGGTTCCGGCGGCGTCGGCATGGTCGTGCGCATGGGAGAGGCGTTGCAGGCCCAGGGGCGGCTGGCGGTCGGCGATCTGGTCGCCGTCTATTCCGGCGTCTCGGACCTGCTGGACCCGGAGGCCGGGGCCGACCCCATGTTCACCGACTTCCACATCCAGGGCTACCAGTCGCCGGACGGCAGCCACCAGCAGTTCATGCTGGCCGACGGGCCTCAACTCTTCCCCCTGCCGCCCGGCCTCGCGCTGGAGGAGGCGGGAAGCTACATGCTCGCCGCCGGCACCGGCTACCGCGCGCTGTTCACCGCCCTCGACGTGCAGCCCGGCAAGCGCCTGCTGGTCGAGGGGGCGGCGGGCGGCACCGGCGCCTGGACGGTGGAACTGGCGCTGGCCCGGCGCATGAAGGTAACCGGCATGGTGTCGTCGGAACGCCGGGCGGCCGCGATCCGCGCCCGCGGGGCCGAGGCAGTGGACCGTTCCGTCGCCGAGGCCGCCTTCACCCGCATCCCCGCCGACCCGGCGCACTGGGCGGCGTGGGAGGAAGCCGGGTGCCCCTACATCGACGCGCTGCGCGCCGCCAACGGCGGCCACCTCGTCGACTACGCGGTCAGCCACGCCGGCGAGACGACCTTCCCGCGCACCTTCCAGTCGTTGGCGGACGGCGGCGCGCTGACCTTCTTCGGCGCCTCCAGCGGCTACCACATGACCTTCCTCGGCAAGCCCGGTTCCGCCGAGCCCGCGGAGATGCTGCGCCGCGCCCGCCTGCGCCCCGGCGAGGCCGTGCTGGTCTTCTACGGCGCCGGGGCGGTGGGCCTGCGCGACGACATGGCGCTCTCGGCCATCGAGGCGGCCCGCGAGTCCGGCGCCCGCGTCTGCGTCGTCACCGACCGGGATTCCGAACGCGACTTCGTGCTGTCGCTGGGCTACGGCGAGGCGCTGGCCGGCGCCGTGTCGCTGGCCGAGATCACGCGCCGCGTCCCGCATTTCGACTGGCCCGACACCATGCCGGACCTGCCCGACCCGCAGCGCGAGACCGCCGCCTTCAAGGAGGCCGTGCGGCTGTTCACCGAAGACACCTTCAAGCCGCTGGGCCAGGCGGTGGGCCGCATCCTGCGCGCCGCCGACAACCCGCGCGGCATGCCCGACGTGGTGGTGGAGCGGGCACGGCGCGACACGCTGGCCGTCTCGACCATGCTCGTAAAGCCGCACACGGGCCGCGTCGTCTATTGCGGCGATATGAGTGGTCGTCGCTACAGCTTCTACGCGCCTCAGGTGTGGATGCGCCAGCGCCGCATCCTGATGCCATCCGCGTCCATTGTCGGCACGCATCTTTCGAACGCTGCGGAAATCGCAGGGCTGAACCGCGTCATTGCGTCGGGGGCGGTCCGTGTGCCAACGACATACCTCGGGAACTGGGACGAGTTGCCCACGCTCCATCAGGCCATGTGGGAGAACCGCCTGCCGGAAGCGACCGGCGGCGCCGCCAAGGCCGTCGTGAACCACGCGCTGCCGGAAGCGGGCCTGACCTCGCGGGACGAACTGCTGATCTCCTGGGCGGGGTCGGCAACAGGAAAGGGACAATGA
- a CDS encoding DUF3126 family protein, with product MPPAKPTVAKMTETEIARVQSYLRKTLGNDKIIIQPPEKAGQSAEVMLGDEFVGTLHRDVDEGEVSYALHVVILEEDLPAAPTARR from the coding sequence ATGCCGCCCGCCAAGCCGACGGTCGCCAAGATGACCGAAACCGAAATCGCCCGTGTGCAGAGCTATCTGCGCAAGACGCTCGGCAACGACAAGATCATCATCCAGCCGCCCGAGAAGGCCGGCCAGTCCGCAGAAGTCATGCTGGGCGACGAATTCGTCGGCACCCTGCACCGCGACGTGGACGAGGGTGAGGTCTCCTACGCCCTGCACGTCGTCATCCTGGAAGAAGACCTGCCGGCAGCCCCGACGGCCCGTCGCTGA
- a CDS encoding ABC transporter substrate-binding protein: MTVVRWSRRLVLGAMGAAALALAGTPAAEAQGLEKTSIGVLALASSGPIFIAKSKGYFEKEGLDVDLKMFTSAQQVPVAVASGDVDFGVTGLTAGFYNLAAKGAVTMIAAQSRDEPGFQLSAYVATKAAHDAGLTKPADLKGKRIAITTVGSTFHYMVGLLGQKHGFTVKDVTMVAMQDVPKMVAAFKGGQVDAVIAPVTVARQLAAEGSGTILGWVGDETPWQLGALFTSPKTVAQRRPLAEKFVGAYLTALAEYHAAFNAKDASGAVVKGPGYDELLAIIAEATKQKPEVVAAGLPYVEPKGKLLVDDIVNQVKFWQSEGQVDKALDAKSVMDLTFVK; the protein is encoded by the coding sequence ATGACCGTCGTGCGTTGGAGCCGCCGTTTGGTTCTGGGTGCAATGGGTGCCGCGGCCCTGGCGCTGGCCGGGACGCCCGCCGCCGAGGCGCAGGGGCTGGAGAAGACCTCCATCGGCGTGCTGGCGCTGGCCTCCTCCGGCCCGATCTTCATCGCCAAGTCCAAGGGCTATTTCGAGAAGGAAGGTCTGGACGTCGATCTGAAGATGTTCACCTCGGCCCAGCAGGTGCCGGTGGCGGTGGCCTCGGGCGACGTCGATTTCGGCGTCACCGGCCTGACGGCGGGCTTCTACAACCTCGCTGCCAAGGGTGCGGTCACCATGATCGCGGCGCAGAGCCGCGACGAGCCGGGCTTCCAGCTCAGCGCCTATGTGGCGACCAAGGCGGCGCACGACGCCGGGCTGACCAAGCCGGCCGACCTCAAGGGCAAGCGCATCGCCATCACCACGGTGGGCTCGACCTTCCATTACATGGTCGGCCTGCTCGGCCAGAAGCACGGCTTCACGGTCAAGGACGTGACCATGGTGGCGATGCAGGACGTGCCGAAGATGGTCGCTGCCTTCAAGGGCGGTCAAGTGGACGCGGTGATCGCCCCGGTGACTGTGGCCCGCCAGCTCGCCGCCGAAGGCTCCGGCACCATCCTGGGCTGGGTCGGCGACGAGACGCCGTGGCAGCTCGGCGCCCTCTTCACCAGCCCGAAGACCGTCGCCCAGCGCCGCCCGCTGGCCGAGAAGTTCGTCGGCGCCTATCTGACCGCGCTGGCCGAGTATCATGCCGCCTTCAACGCCAAGGACGCTTCGGGCGCCGTGGTGAAGGGACCCGGCTATGACGAGCTGCTGGCGATCATCGCGGAGGCGACCAAGCAGAAGCCCGAGGTCGTCGCCGCCGGCCTGCCCTATGTCGAGCCGAAGGGCAAGCTGCTGGTCGACGACATCGTCAATCAGGTGAAGTTCTGGCAGTCCGAAGGCCAGGTGGACAAGGCGCTGGACGCCAAGTCCGTGATGGACCTGACCTTCGTGAAGTGA